The region TGTGAGGATCTACTGAGGGCTGCAGGAGAAGTTAGAGCTGAAATTCATCACTCTTGGGTTTTGTGCCCTACgtctttctccttctcacaTTGGCAGAGGCTTGTTGCTGTGTTCACGCTGGAAAGGTGCACTGAAGGTCTGGAAGCATGACAGAGGGAGGCTGTATGTAGTGCTTTGGTTATTAATACTTGGGGTTTGTcttatttcacttttctttccacctTTCACCATCTGTGGGTTGCAGAACTCATCACAGAAGTTCAGTCTCTCAAAACCCCAGTCTTTAATTGAAGTCAGAgggcacctcccatgtgagacTGCAAGAGTAACTGGAAGTACCTATGTCCACTTGTGCGTTGGGGAGCATCTGAGGTATCTAGAGTACCTTATGTTTTGCTGATAACCTCCCAGTGCCTTGAGGAGAGCCCGGGAATCACCAGCTGGTTAACAGCTCTGTTATACATCCACTTGAGCACCGTTGAGGGACATGCGTGGCCCTGGTCTTCTGCGCCACTGCCAAGGGAGCTGGAACAGCACTGCTAACCCCAGtgcatccctccctgcctccgAAACCACGGCCACTGGTACCACAGATCCTCCTGGGTACAGCACGTGGAGCCTTCCACAGAGGGGCTTTCTCAAACCCTCTCCCCTCTCACAGGGGTGCAGCAAACAGCTGCATTCTGACTTTCGATGTCCTGTTTATTTCTGACTGTGAGAGAACCTGTTTACTTCTGTGTTGTAGCCGCCTCTCAAAAATAGCTCCAAGCACGCAGCGAGGTGTGGCAGCTCAGCCCCGCTCTATCCTGGCGACTCTCGTGGTGGGGCTGATGCTGCCTGTGGGACAAGCCCAGCTAGGCTAGATCAGTTTGGTGCTCACCTTGTCTCTCAATCCTACCTGTTCTCCATCCTGACTGGTGAGTCACCTGGATTAGAGATATTTTAGAACACAGATCAAGTCTTTAGTAGACAACTTGGTTGTCTCGGCTTGTCTTGGTGGGTCTTGGCTCAACAGATCCCTGAGTAAGCCTCTAAGAACACTTTTTATATAACAaatgtttacattgctttagttTTTACAACCATTCTTGAAAGGTCATTTGTTTCATCTGAACAATGAACAAAATCTACATGGAGAACAATCAGAGCAAGCCCGCAGGCTTTAAGGCTGTCAGcctgagcacccacagcccagctttcttgtgtcCCAGTCCCAAGGGGCTCCTCAACCCAACCAAGCTCCTCCCAACATCCAAAGCTAAATAGCATCATAAACCAGGGAGGTTTAAACTCAGTGCTGTGCCAAGACATGAGCCTCAGTCCTGGGTGTGGAACAGTTTTCAAACCAACAGTTTGAAACTGTGCTGAAGTATCTCCTTGTTTGGAGTCACTGCTTCCACTGGGAAGAGGTGCTACTTTTTTTTGGTGTAGATCTGTTGGACatgctaaaaaatattttgtagtagATGTATACGTTGACAATCCTTAAAAGAATCCCCAGGAGGTAACTGAGGGACGTGAGCAGGGCTGCGGCCGTGCTGGAGAAGTGGAACAACGCAGAGTAGGGGCTGTGGGTGGGAGCAGCGGTGGCGCTGGCCTTCAGGAGATCATCTGTCTGGAACAGGGCGCACTCTGCCATCACCAGGATCCAGATGGTCCTGGACATCACTCTGGCGTTTCTCACCGTCCGTAACTGCCGAGACTCCGTGGAGAAAAAGGTTATCAAGTACGCCTCGAAGGCAACGCAGCTGAGCAGCAAGCAGCTGATGTGCGTGTTTGCAGTGAGGAGGttctgcagcagggctggtgcGAACGCTGTAGACGCGATATTAATGTCAAAGGTCTGTATGACCATCTCCGTGACAATGCTAGCAGCAACCAGGACGTCTGCCTTTGCTAGGCTCGAAATTAGAACCGCGGTGGACTTGGATGAAACCTTCGCAGACTGCAGGATGATTATCGCGTACAAACTGCCCAGCAGGCCCAGGATAGTGCTGACCATATTTGAAGAAGACAGGACAAGGTATTGGATGTATTTCAGTGCCAGGTATCGCCTGAGATCTTTCATGTGGTCTCTCTCCATAGAAATGCTAGTTAGGGAAGAATACCTagaatacagaggaaaaaaaaggtgattaaATGTAAAATTAGTGGGATGGATTCCAGTCAAATTATTGGGTGCTTTCATTTGTGCAGACACGTGCTGGCATCCTGTACACTTAGCATTGATGGTTACCCAGCTCCAGAGGCATTCAGTATGTGAAACCCTCAGACTGCATCAACTATTAAATAAATTGCTCATAAACCCAAGCAATAGCATTTTTTTGTAGTTACTACAGGAATCACTGCAGGGAACTGGAATGACTCTGGACTCATACTGGAAAACCAGAGGTCAAAATAGGGCTCGTTTCATTATGTGAGTTTTTCTGTTTGCCTTCGTGGGTCAATTCAAGAAGGAAGAACGTATTGCCTAATGTTGCAGCAAGAAAAAGTTTTCCAGTTGTGCTGTGTAGAAGAGTAAATaagatatttctttctctttctgggaAACAAAGTAATAACCTAATGCAAATGCTATCTAAGAAATGTCCCAACTGATTCAGTAATTGATAATTACCATACATTGCCTGTTGgaacagctccagaggaggccaaggagatgactcgagggctgcagcacctctgctatgaggatggGCTgggagagttgtggttgttcagcctggagaagagaagactctggggagaccttagagcagcttccagtacctgaaggggctccaggaaagctggggaaaaggctttttacaagggcgtggagagagaggatgaggaggaatggctttaaattggaaaggggaagatttagattagacattaggaagaaattcttcatgatgagggtggggaggccctggcccaggttgcccagagcagtggtggctgccccatccctggaggggttcaaggccaggttggatggggcttggagcccctgatccagtgggaggtgtccctgcccatggcaggggggttggaactggatgggcttggaggtcccttccaacccaaaccattctgtgattctatacgGATAccaaactgatttctttttctggtcaTTAACTTAGCTCTTTATACCTGAATGGTAGCTGTAGCTTCTGAATAACGCTGCATTCCCAGGTCCAGTGTGGGAAATGGCAATGAATTATAGATACTGGGCTACAGGGGAAAGGTGGGCTCAGCAGCGCTCGCCGCCACAGCTGCACAGCACACCCTGCAGAACCCCCTGGGGTTTCTAAGTTTTGCAGAGAAGGTGTATGGTCTCTGATTCAATGTGTGGTTGGTGACAGCGTCCCCGTGCTCTCTGGAGCTCCTTGTGCCTCTGAGCTTTCAGAGCTGAGAGCAGGAATGGAGCTTCCCAGGGCCACACCAGCTGCTGGGTGGCTGGAACCTGCTCTGGTGGGCGCCCAGCCCCAGCCGTGGCACTGTTTGAAACGTTTCTGTCATGTTCTGAGTTTATGTCTGCATTTCTTTGGGAGTAAACAAAAAGCCAAGACCCATTTTAAGCATTATTGTTAACAGCTATTatttaagtttctttttcttaagtgCCATTAATAAAGCCTAAGGCCAACTTGCTCTTCCACTGATGAGGTGTCTGTGGGCAACTGCCAGCATTTTTCTCCTTGGACTCAGCAGAGTCCAGCAGATTAAACACAATTCTGATTTCCCCTGGGACAGCTATGCTGTTCTGTTTCCAGTTTGTTTATCAGCTGAATCTCCTAATGCAGCCAGTTGGATGTTTATGAATCAGTTCTGAGATCTGACCAGGGATTTGAGGGAAGGTTTATAGGCCTGTGGGAAGGTACACGAGCGAGCCTTGGGATGAAGGTGTTTGGAGAGGATTACATCTAGTGCTCCTGGTGCTTCTGGGTACCTGGAGTCCTTTCATACTTCTCCTCCACTGGTTGCCTGCAAACTTCTGCAGAGGTGCTGGGCTTTGGGGCTGAGTTTCTCTCTTACTGAGCTTGATACAAGCCTCACTTCACTAGGACACATGAGCAAGAGGAAAAGCTTCATCCCACCAACCATTAGCTAATACTGCCCGATAGAATCAGCCACGGGGAATGGCAAAGTGCTGGGTTTAGGCAACATTCAAAACAAAGACATCTATGAAAACAGCCAGTTCCTGCAGGCTACCAGCGGGAGTCCTTTATCTGACCAGTATCTCCTATAAGAGGTTTTGAACTCTCCCTTTGCCTTAAATTCAGTTGAAAGTGGTACCTGGATGACCTGTTTCTGCCGTCTCAGTGGGTGGCTTCCAGTGAAGTATTTTGCATCAGTGAGATTAAGTTTGCTTAACAGCTCTTCACAGTCATTTTGTAACGACACGCTGAAGTAATCTAATAACTGAGGGCTGCATCCCAAGGCTCTACTCATTTCCTGCAAATGCAAAGTACCCATCACCTTCCACTGCAGCTCGGCATGACATGGAGAACTGGCTGGAGGTGACTAACAGCTCAGGATCTGGCCTTGTATTTGCACACATACATCTTAAGCAGGAATGAACTTTGTAAAGCATCCAAGTATTTTCAGGTGTTGGCATCATTTGCGTAACATCACTTTGAAAGGGCGTTAGTGTGAACCGTCTTTCTAGGGGATAAGGTTGCACAGTAAGAGGCTAACTTGGTTAAATCATTAGTTTCCCATCACCTCAAAAGCAAGAAAGATGATTATGAAAAATTGAGTGAGGATTATCTGATAAAGACTATTAGAAAAGAATAGTATGTCAGAATGATACTGGAAGATACAAGATGAGGTGCAGTGAAGAAGTGATGTGCGTGTAAGAAGTTAGCTCTCCATAAATCCACCGTCAGACAAAGGAAGATCAAGGAACAAGTCTTCTCCCTGCAAAGTTTGTATTAGAAACCAACCCTTGATGCTAAAATTAGAAGACAATTCTTCTTCTCTGAAAGGCACATTTGCAGCTGGCCGTGTGCCACAGCAAGAGCTCGCAGCAGGCGGCCTCCGGTAGGGCTCCTGACTGGATTAAGGAATGAGATGGATGTTACTGAGACaaattctgtgttttcaaattCCTGAGCCTAAAGAAGTTTATCCAACTACATTTAGAAACTGGCTGAAGCCATTTCAGACGTACCCAGGTTATCACAGAGAAGTCGTAAAAGACAGATAGTACAAGTTCCAGAAAACTTGAAATAGCAAGGGAGGAGCAGGGCAAGAGGACATGGAAAATGGTAGGCTTCAGTTCCCAGAAAACTACTAAAATAATCAAACTAATTTTTATCTAAATGGTAGAAAGgagataaggaagaaatatgtGGATTTCTCACAAATAGAGCAAATCTATTGAGCCCAGCTTCCTTCTGTGGCAGGATAAGAGATCTCATGGGTGAGGAGAGAACCAGCAGGTGTGGTATATCTTGAATTTTATTAAGAGTCTCAGTATCATTTCATGAGGCATTCCTAGAAAAGAGCAAGCTAAGCAAATGTGGACTAAATGAAACTGTGATGAAGTCATGCACAGCTGGATGGGAAACTAAGAAAAGGCTAATTATCAGGAATTAAAGGAATAATGTTTAAGATGAGGTCCTGCTGAGATCTGACATTTTGTGCGTTTTCATTAACTGCAACAAGGAACAGAGTTATTCCTTATGAAGTTTGCTGATTAAGTCAGCTATCATGAATCTGCGAGTACGAGGTCGGATCCATACGAGAGCTGGTTCCAGCGTGGCAGGGAGTGAGAGGAGTGAGTGAACCTGTGGGCAGGAGAAGGGTGTCTAATCGCAGTACGGGTAGGAGCAGACATCATCTTGTGGGCTGGTGGACATCAAGGGCTTTTCAGCCCAGTTTCTTACACATCTGTGAAGAGTGTTTAGACTAGCAAATTATAACAATCATTGCTGGGGCACAGCAATACGATCTTTGCTCAGAAAGAACTAATCTCAATCATTAAAATGAACTGCTGTAGTGACACTAAGGGTTTTGTATGAGCCAGCTACAAAGTCATTTGTGTTGTGTCTCAAGTCCCTTATTTAGTTGTGCCTAAGCTGTTTGCTGTAATGCTTCCAAACACACCTTTATCCAGATTCTACTCTTGATGAAACTTTGACAGttatttccctttattttgAATATTGGATTAGAGATCTAGCTGAATACaacaatactatttttttcatctttgagCGCCTGTCTCCTTACGTGAATTGTCAGAACTCCTGATAGGAACACCTCGAAGCTTGTACTTCAGAGTTTTGCCAGTACAGTTGCCCAACAGGTCTGGGTGGTTAATTCAATCCTggcttgtttttcctttggttgAGGTAATGGGAAAATGATAATTCTGAGTGGTTCCTAGGAAAGGTACCAAGACAAGATCTTTAAGAGAGGGATTCTTGTCTCTTGTTGAGACTTGGTTTGTACCAGGCTGATTCATCCAAGATTCACATgcaccttttctctttctttgaagTATTTGAGCCAACTCACTGGTGGAATCCTTTATGGAAGAGCGAGGAAAAATATAGAACTGTGATACTGCTTGTCTTACCCTAGTTTTCCACAGTGATTAACTAGAAAATGATTgcacattttctgctttgacaAAATCTCTCTGAAATTAGTGATCTGTGCCCTTGATTTGGCATTTTGCATAATGCTGCCAGCATTTTACATAACAGTGCGACGTACTTCGGAAAGGAACTGGAGTTTCTGAGTGGAAGACACCTTCCCACTTTCTGTTAGAGTTGTCTCTGTGGTGTCCTCCCTTCCAAGCCACAACTGCCCCAGGAGATGGGATCATTGCTGTggctccctcctgcctccctccacCCCTTTCACACTATGATTTAGCGGTTAAAACTCTGATCCAGAATGTAGAAAAGCATTTCCTCCTCTGCCACAGGGGATTTAGATGTTTATCTCTCGTGGGTGTCCTAACCAGCAGGCTGCAGGTTGTCCTGACGTGGGGACGCTTTTCATACCATCTGAGGAATCCGggcacagcaaagcagctgacACCCTGGGCCAAGGGGCAGGGATCAGGAAAAGACTCATGGATCACGAGACAGGTAGTTGCGGATGTTTGCAAGGCAAAAGGATGTCCTGGTTTCCAATATCCACTCCAAATGCTATTTGAATACATCAGCTCTAGTAAATTAAATGGAACTGAGGGGTGTTCCTAGGTGCTGGAGTTCAGTTCTTCACAGTCTTGAGTATGTAAGGTTGAAGAGTCATTGGATAAAGAATAGATGTATGAAGAGAGTGCAAAGAGAGATCTGAATCCACAGGCTCCTCCTTCGGAGAAAGtggctgccagcacagctcgcctgagctcctgctgccagcatccTTCTCCACAGCCAAGCCAGAAGCTTCCCTCCAGCTGGGAAATTCTGCCAGCCTGCGAAGGACCTCAGGGGTTGGAGAAGAGGTGCTCTCCATCAACAGACCCTCCCCTTTGCCTGCACCAGGGTAGGtacaggcaggcagggagagcagcTGCTCTCCCCACCCGGCTGAGGCAGGAGGGATCATGCCTGGGATGCAGCCAGATGGGAACAGGAACAGGGAGCTCTTTCCAGAACAGCTGCTTCCATCCCGCTAGAATGGCCAGAATGGGTGAAGAAGGCAACCTGAGCCAAataatctatttatttatagCTTTTGAAGCCGCCTCTCGTGGTATTCCTTACAAGGCATCTGCGGGATTGCTGCCTGTGGACAGTGCCACTTAGTTTTTGTTTAGCCCTTGTTCACATGAAGCCTCAGCTCAAGCTCACAGGAGGTTTCCTCCACGAATAACACTTCACATTTTCAGTGGTGATACTTTTTGTTTCCGCAGAAATTGCTCTCCTGGGATGCTTTACAAATGTCAGTCAATAATACATTCTCGCCTGCCGCTGGTGCGCCGCCCAGTCCGAGAGGTACATAAAAACATCTGCTACCCTTAAACAAATACTTCCTCCCAAAATTCCTCCTGGAATCATGTCCAAGGATATACAGAAGAGGTGAACAAATGTGAAACCCGGATTACTGCTGCATATCCCGACTGCAATGAAGGGGTATtagcatttaattaatttaaaagcaaaaatacttaCATTTGCTGGAAAAAGCAGCCAGGAATGGTTTTCTGCATCACTGTATTCTGTGTATGATCTGCAGCAGAGCTAAAACGTACCGTTTCCCTTGGATTGCTTCCTGGTTTTTATATATAGTGTCACGTATTAGGTATCACGTCAGAGCACGGGGCTATGCTGACAGAATTTGTTTTGCTAGGCAACATCCCCAGAGCTGGTTTCACAAGATTTACTTGCTTGAATCATGGTGGCTATTAATTTTCAGCTGTCTGGAAAAATTGATGCCCTGTGCGGAAGAGGAGTCCCAGACAGTTCCTCAAATGTGTGCTTTGAGATGGGACAGATTACAGGGTGTGATCCTGAACTCGCCTGGGGGTCGCATGAGCTAACACAGATTATCCATGAGTAAAACAAGATTTTATTCTGAGCAAAGGAAAAGTGTCCTCTGGCATGAGAAGTGGCACTATATCGAGCTGGACTGGGCTATCCCTGATGAGTGTTTGTGTTGGTGTTGCCTGGGATACCCATGTTTGATGCTGATTACGTTTGCACCAAGCCTCTTCTATTGTTCTCCAGAGAACTTGGTTAAGCCAAGTTCATCCAAGCTTCGGAGTGGGAAGCTCTTCACACGGTCTTGGTGCAGTGGGAGAGTGGAGAAGCCCGTGGGCATCGTGAAGAATAGCAAACCGGTATGTTCACAGCCATGTGAACGTGTATCGCAGCTCCCAGCCTTGCAGATGCTGATCTCGCACTGCAAGTCAGTACCTGAAAGCTGGAAATGAAAGGCAGCGCCGCCGCCTTGGTGTCTGATCAACAGGGAGGGTTTGCTGCCGCTCCAACTGCAGCTCTGCCGGCAGCACGTTGTTCCCCTCACCGCTTCTCTAAGCAATGGGAAGCTGTAAAAAGATAAAGCAGCTGTAAATCCAGGTGCTGCCAAGCACTGTTATTacaactgcagcctgtggagcaTTGTCAGTCCTAGGTTTGCACTGTAGTGCTGGGGCCAAAAGGCAGAGACAGTCCTTGAAAACAGGGAATTGACTGGTTGGTGATTAATTCCTGCTTTGATTTATGTGTATAAATACTcatttttgtgtttgatttAATAAGTTAGCTTTTGCCTGAGGCTCCCCATAGCAGATTGGGGTTTTACAACTACTGTTTCTAttatatttgcttattttccttGCACACCAAGATGATAAAACAGAACCGTCAGCTGCAAGAGCATAAATTCTGCAAACGAGCTGCGCACTTTCTCACCAGCCTGAAATTTCATAACAACCGACGGAAAAGATAAGGCACCACCCATGTCATCAGCATGCTTCCTCGTGGCACGGCTGTGAAAACACTAATAAAATCATGGGACAGCGGGAGGGAGGGGACTGGTTGCTCCGGACCCGAGCCGTGTCCCGCTTCACCTTGAGCCATGGGAAAGGCAGCTGTGGTGAAATCTTTAATCGGTTCCCCTCGATTAACCTTTACCTGCAGTAGGAATCGCTCCTGATGACTGGTAGCTTTCAGTGCTCCTCTTTGAACCCCCTGGTATCTCCACTGCCGCCAGCAGAACAAACACAGCATCCCGACTCATTTCTACAGGGCGTGAGAGGGTTTCCAGTGGTTTTCCATAACCTGTTTGCTTTGCAcctttgtttgggggttttggcaAGCTCTGTACATTGTTTAGCAGTGCTCTTTACAGCTGAggacttaatttctttttcctcagcaACTGAAATGCAACTGAATTTCATTAGAATTCACCAAAAGGTAAGAAAATTACAATTTTCTTCAGCCTCAAGTACTCCGTTCTGCTTTTCACATCAGCACCTTGCCCTCACCACCTCCCCGGTGTcccctctttgtattttttgtgGTGCAATTTCATACACCCCAAACGCTGCCAAGGGGCACCGTGAAAACGCCGATTGCTCCTGAGCCTCTCGCTCTTGTTGATACTGAAAACAATCCTgttacaatttcttttcttctctaccAGGCCAAGAAGAAGTTCATTGAGGAAACCCAGGTAAATGACATCATCCAAATACCTTGCATTTTGGGGAGGTTTTCTAACACACTTGAGGATTCCAAGGAACCTGTAGAAAGGCAACACTCTGTGAGTAACTGCAGCTTGGTCCTACAAAATAAGTCCAAACTCTCATTCTTTGCTGGTTAACCTTTATCTGGTTCTAAAGTCGTGCCAGCCACTGCAATTCTCTGGGCCACGCTGATTTATGTCTGTATGTACAGCCTGGGACGCTCTTCCTATTTTtaacctgtttttctttcctcttaggCTCCTTGAGAAACCAGAGCAGTTATTGTCTGATCTTCAGCCAAGATTTCCCATTTCTGCCCTCAATAAGTGGATGGAGGGGCTCTTGTCTGGGCACCTGTCTTTATACCagagctttcctgaagcccctttcagtgctggagtcTTCCAAGATGATCATCACAGAGAGGATGTTTTGTGTTGGCTCCCTGGTAGAACGTGAAGAGGTGGGTATGGAGAAACGGGACCTGAGTGTCTTATGCAGCTCTCTCAAGAGCACAAGTTTCCACTTTCCACCTTTACAAACAGCTCATCAGCAAAGAAACAATCAGCTCACTTGTTTTATTGCCTTTAGTCTCTATTTTGACCATAGAAAAGGAAATTCActtttaatgagggcaaatgctGGGATAAAGCATTGTTAATGTAGTGTTTATTCCCTGTGGACAATAAGTCCAGCAATAAGACTTCCTTGCAAGTGGCTTCTAGGATTTCGTTTTGCAGAGCTGACTGAAAAGATTTCCTTGCGGGAAAACAGCCAAAAGGTTGATGGCAAAATGCTTTTTGCCTGAAGTATTGAATGTAACaagattacagaaaaaaaatgcatgaagaaATGGTGGTGATTCATAAAAGTGAAGAGAAGAACAAGGTACAAAAAAGATTATCGCAACTCTCACTTTGTTTTGGCTTCCTCCTGCACTGACTAAATTCCGTCTTCAATCTGGAAACAATAGAGTCATTTTGGGAAATGCCCCTCATCTGGGCAGAAGTAGGTGAGAAGGAAATTCCCCACAGCTGCCCATGGCTGAAGTTCTGGGAATCTCTTGAATGAGTTTGCAAGTTCTCAGCTGATACCTCTTGTGAACGGATGGGGCAGGAAAGCCTGAatcctccctccagcccagggAAACAGCTCTGGGGCTCCGGCCCTGCGGAACATCAGACCTGCTCGCACAAATCCCCCCTCAGCAGCTGCTTCCTTGCTTCCCTCTGTGCTGGTGGTGAGCTGCCTTTGTGCCTTCGTATTTTTGTTCATAACATGGTTTTACACACAGTCTGTCGCGCTGCCCGAGGCTCCCAGCAGCCGCAGCTCCGACAGTAGATACCACGG is a window of Phaenicophaeus curvirostris isolate KB17595 chromosome 13, BPBGC_Pcur_1.0, whole genome shotgun sequence DNA encoding:
- the LOC138725996 gene encoding G-protein coupled receptor 183-B-like, producing the protein MQKTIPGCFFQQMYSSLTSISMERDHMKDLRRYLALKYIQYLVLSSSNMVSTILGLLGSLYAIIILQSAKVSSKSTAVLISSLAKADVLVAASIVTEMVIQTFDINIASTAFAPALLQNLLTANTHISCLLLSCVAFEAYLITFFSTESRQLRTVRNARVMSRTIWILVMAECALFQTDDLLKASATAAPTHSPYSALFHFSSTAAALLTSLSYLLGILLRIVNVYIYYKIFFSMSNRSTPKKSSTSSQWKQ